In Mycobacterium sp. ITM-2016-00317, the genomic window GCGATGCGGTTGCGGGAGATCCTGGAGACCGGCGCGGCGCGGATGGCGGCCACGCGCACCCTGACCGGGACCGACCGCGAGGCGCTGTCGGCCCGGCTGCTCGACGTGCGGGGGTGCGCGCCTGCGGACTACCGGCGGCTGGACTCCCGCTTGCACCTGGCGATCGCCGAGGCGGCCGGGGTGCCCTCGCTGGTGCCGATGATCGCGCAGAACCGGATGCGGCTCAACGAGATGCTGGACCGGATTCCGCTGCTGACCCGCAACATTGCGCACTCCGACGAGCAGCACGAGGCGATCGTGGCGGCCATCCTGGCCGGGGACGCCGACGCCGCGGCCGAGACGGCGGCCGCGCACGTGTGGGGGTCGGCGGCGCTGCTGCACGGCTTCCTGGACTGACCCGGACACGCTGACACGCCGCAACACCGGGCACTCGGCGGGTGTCCGCCGGGGACTACATTGCTCGTGTGGAGGATCAGCAGCTCGTCGAGCGGGCGTCGTCGGCGCTGGCCGACGTGGACACGCCGAGCTGGGCGCAGCGGTTCGACCTGGTGTCGGATCCGCACCGGCTGGAGATCCTGCTGTGTCTGCACCGCGCGCCGGGGATCTGCGTCAGCGACCTCGCCGCCGCGCTGGGCAGGTCGGAGAACGCAGTGTCGCAGGCGCTTCGGGTGCTGCGCCAGCAGGGCTGGGTCAACAGCACCCGCGCGGGACGGTCGGTGGCCTACCGGTTGGAGGACGAGACCGTGCACGATCTGCTGCACTGGATCGGCGCCAGGCACGGCTGAGCTCTGCGGCGGACCCGCCGCGCACCGCCTCGAGCTGCCGTCGGGGTTCGTCGTCGGGTCACGCTGACACCGGCTGCGCGGCGCCGACCGGCGCGGCGGGCAGCCGGATGCGGAATGCCGTGACTCCCGAGCCGGAGGTGGCGACGATCGTGCCGCCGTGCGACTCGACGATCGAGGCCACGATCGCCAGGCCCAGCCCGAAACTCCCGTTCTGCCGCGACCGGGACTTGTCGGCGCGCACGAACCGTTCGAACAGATGCGGCAGCAGTTGCGCGTCGATCCCCGGACCGTCGTCGGCCACCGTCAGCGCGACGTACCCGGCTGCGGCCGACACCGTGGTGGTGACCGTGGTGCCCGCCGGGGTGTGCACCCGCGCATTGGCCAGCAGATTGGCCAGCATCTGGTGCAGCTGGGCCCGGTCGCCGAGCACGTTCACCACATTCTCGGACACGTCGTCGGGCACCGAGATCCGCCAGCGGTGCTCCGGTGCGCACACCGCCGCATCGTTGACGGCGTCGACGACCAGGTCGGCGAGGTCGACGTCGGTGGTCTGGCGGTCCTGACCCTCGTCGAGGCGGGCAAGCAGCAGCAGATCGGCCACCAGCGCGTGCATCCGCTGCGCCTCGGCCTCGATGCGGGCCAGCGAGTACTCGGTGGTCTCCGGCAGCACCGAGCTGTCCTGGCGGGTCAACTCCGCGTAACCGAGGATGGCGGCCAGCGGAGTGCGCAGTTCGTGGCTGGCGTCGGTGATGAACTGGCGCATCCGCCGGTCGGACGCGGCGACGTCGGCCAGCGCCTGCTCGACGTGGTCGAGCAGCCGGTTGAGGGTGTCGCCGACCGATCCGACCTCGGTGCGCGGATCGGTGTCGACGCCCGGGACGCGCGGCGTGATCGCGTAGTTGTCCCGGTCCAGCGGCAGGCCCGCCACCTCCGACGCGGTCGCGGCGACGCGGCGCAGCGGGCGCAGCGCGAACCGGACGATCGCGACCGTGCTCAGCGCGGTGATCAGCAGCGCGATCGCGGTGATCCCGGACACGATCGCGGTCTCCCGCACCATCACGTCCCACGCGGGGGTCCGAGATGCCCCGGTGACCAGGAGTTCGTCGCCGTCGCCGGGCAGCCCGACCATGCGGTACCACCCCAGCCCGGGCAACTCGACGGTGCGCGGGTGCGGGTCCGACCACGACAGCCCGGCGATCTTCTCGACCGCGGCCTGCGGCGCGCGCTGCGCATCCCCGTCCCCGAAGTAGGCCGAGTCCACCACCTGTCCGTTCTGGATCAGGGCAACGACGTTGCCGGGCGCCTGCCCGATCAGCTGCGTCAGCGGTTTCATCGCGCCCGCCGCGGGCATCTGACCCTCCGGCCCCGGTGTGCTGCGGTACTTGGCCACCGAGCTGAGCGTGCCGTCGGCCGCGGCGGCCAACTGGTCGTCGATGATGCCGAGCACCGACGAGCGCATCGTCAGCACCGTCAACGTCCCGACCGAGACCAGCGCGACCATCACGACCACCGATACGCCGACGACGAGTTGGCGCAACAGGGTCCAGCTCTGCCAGATGCGCTTCATCGGGCGGGCCGCAGCATGTAGCCGACGCCGCGGACGGTGTGGATCAGCGGATCGCGGCCCGCGTCGATCTTCTTCCGCAGATACGACACGTAGAGGTCGACGATGCTGGTCCGCCCGCCAAAGTCGTAATCCCACACCTGCCTCAGAATATCGTTGCGGGTCAACGCTTTCCGTTGATGACGCATCAGCAGCCGCAGCAGCTCGAACTCGGTGGAGGTCAGTGCGACCGGCTCCCCGGCCCGGGTCACCTCGCGGCTGGCGACCTCGAGCGTGAGATCGCCCACCGACAGCGACTCGTCATCGGCCGGGGTGAGGTAGGCCGACCGGCGCAGCAGTCCGCGCAGCCGCGCGACGAGCTCCTCCAGCGAGAACGGCTTGGTCATATAGTCGTCGCCACCGGCGGTCAGGCCGGTCACCCGGTCGGCGACGGAGTCGCGCGCGGTCAGGAACAGCGTCGGGGTGTAGTCACCGGACTCGCGCAGCGCCGCCAGCACGCCGAGCCCGTCCATGTCGGGCAGCATGATGTCCAGCACCATCAGGTCGGGGGTGTTGGCGCGATAGGCGGCAACGGCCTCGGCGGCGTCGTGGGCGACGTCGATCTCCCACCCCTCGTACCGCAGCGCCATCTTCACCAGATTGGTCAGCGCGCGCTCGTCGTCGACGAGCAGGACGCGGATCGGCGACCCGTCCGCGCAATACATCCTGGGCAGCTTGCCCAGAATCGCGCGACGGGGGCCCTGGTCCTCGACCGGCGCAGACGTCACCCCCTCATTGTGGCCGCCGGGCGTGCACACGTCACCGCAATCATAGAGATTTCATATGTCCCGGCCCGCCGCGTTCACATGATCTCCAAATGTTTGTGGTTCCTATGCGAATCGGTCAGCTCGACCGGATCGTCCATACAGTGGGATCACCAGTCAGAGAATGCCTTTGGAGGATGACAATGGCTCCCATTTCGGAGGACACCGTCCTGGAACGGTTCGAGCGCGACGTGCTACCGCTGATCGATCAGCTCTACCGGGCCGCGCGCCGGCACACCGGCAGCCCCGCAGACGCCGAGGATCTGGTGCAGGAGACGATGATCAAGGCGTACCGCGGATTCCACCGGTTCGAGGACGGCACCAACGTCCGCGCCTGGTTGCTGCGAATCATGACCAACACGTGGATCAACTCCTACCGCAAGACCCAGTGCAGACCGGAAGAGGTTCTCTCCGAAGGGATCACCGACGCGCAACTGGCCGGGCAGGCGCGCCACAGCGGCACCGGACTGCCGTCGGCCGAGCTCGCCGCGCTCGAAGCGATGGGCGACGCCGAGGTCAGAGACGCCCTCGCCCGGCTCCGCGAAGACCAGCGACTGGTCGTGTACTACGCCGACGTGGAAGGCCTGCGCTACCGCGAGATCGCGTTCATCCTCGACATTCCGCTCGGCACCGTGATGTCGCGTCTGCACCGCGGCAGGCGCACCCTGCGCACACTTCTGTTCGACGTCGCCACCGCCCGCGGCTACCTGCGCGGCAACCAGGCGGCATGAGCGTTGCGCGGCAAGCGGATTCAGTGTCGCTTGGATGGCGGCCACGGAGGTTCCCCGCACAGCGCCAGCAACGCGTTCTCGACCACCTCGGGCAGTGCCGGGTGGATCCAGTACTGACCCCGCGCCATGTCCTGGGCGGGCAGGTCGAACGCCATCGCCTGCACCAGCGGCTGGATGATCGACGACGCCTGATGGCCCATGATGTGCGCGCCGAGCAACAGCCCGGTGTCGTCGTCGACGATCAGCTTCGCGAACCCGGTGGAGTCCTCCATCGCCCAGCCGTAGGCCACGTCGCCGTAGTCCTGCACCTTGGACCGGATGCGGTAACCCGCTGCGCGCGCCTGGTTCTCGGTCAACCCGACCGACGCGATCTGGGGTTCGGTGAACACCGCCGACGGCACGTGGCGGTGGTTGGCCGGCATCAGGGCCTCGGTGTCGTCCCAGTCCTGCAGCAGATTGTGCTTGACCACCCGGGCCTCGTGGTTGGCGACGTGTTTGAGCTGATAGGGCGAGCTGATGTCGCCGAGTGCGAAGACGTTGCGTGCCGTGGTGCGCTGGAATTCGTCGACCACGACCCGACCGTCGGCGACCTCGACGCCGGCCAGGTGCGCGTCGAGCTGGTCACCGTTGGGGATGCGGCCGGTGGCCACCAGCAGCGCGTCGGCGCGCACGGTGGAGTCGTCGTCGAGGACCAGCGTCACGCCTGAGTCGTCCGGGCCCGTCGACTTGCTGGCCACGATGTTGCGCCTGCTGCGGATCTCCCACTTCTTGCCCGCGATGTCGGTGAACCGCTCGCAGACGGTGTCGTCAGAGTGGGTCAGCATGGTCGTCCCGCGCAGCACGATCGTCACCCGCGAACCCAGCGAGGAGAACACGTGCGCGAACTCGGCCGCCACGAACCCGCCGCCGACGATGACCAGGTGCTCGGGCAGCTCCGAGATCCGCATGATCGTGTCGCTGGTGTGGTATCTGACCCCGCAGTCGGCGATCGCCGGCGGCACCGTGGCCCGCGCGCCTGCGGCGATCACCACCTGCTCGGCGGTGAACTCGTCGCCGTCGTCGGTGCGCAGCCGGTACGCGCCGTCGGCTTCGCGGCCGGCGAACCGGGTGTGGCTGGCGAAGACCTCGACGTTCGGCGAGGACCGCCGGTAGTGTTCGCCGCCGCTGGCCAGGGGGTCGATGCGGCCGAACACCCGCGACACGATGTCCGTCCAGCGCACGCCGTCGATATGGCCGTCCACGCCGAACCGGCTCGACTCCCGGATCTGCTCGGCCACCCCGGCGGCGTAGACGAACATCTTGGTGGGGATGCAACCGACGTTGAGGCAGGTGCCGCCGAACAGGCCCTTCTCGCAGATCGCCACCCGCTTGTCGACGTAGCGCTCGTCCAGGATCGAGTTCCCGGAGCCGGTGCCGATGATCGCGATGTCGAAGTCAGCCATGGCTTCCGCTTTCGTTCAGTGGGGTGGGGGATTGCGGAGTCTCGGCCAGATACCAGTCCAGCCAGCGATCCAGTTCGGCGTAGGCCGCCCGGCGCGGCTCGGGCAGCGACAGGAACACGTCGTGCTTGGCGTCGGCGATCGGCACGATCGTCGTCCGGTTCCCGATACAGCCCGCCCAGCGGGCGATCTGGCCGACGTCGAGCACCGCGTCGCCGCGCTGGATCCGTTCCGGATCGGCGACCTCGCGCACGCTGTGGTCCGACCGCAGGATCAGATTGGGCACGCCGACGTCGAGGCCGCGGTGCAACCTGGCCTGGGCCCGCCGGATCGCGTGGATCCAGCCGTAGGTGACAGGGAACCCGCCGACCGGTTTCCACTGCAGGTTGTAGTCGAAGTCGCCGCCGTAGTCCCGGTGCAGCGTCGCGCCGTAGCCACCCTGGCCCGGGCGCCGCACCACCGAGTTCTTGCGCAGCCGGCGCATGGCCGTCAGCGTCGCCGACACGGCCGGCGTGCGCAGCACCGCGGGGCCCTGTAGGTCCAGCCACGGGCTGTTGAGCACCAGCCCCGAGATGTGCCGGTGCAGTTCCGGTCGCCGGGAGCGCAGGCGGTGCAGCCACCACGACACCACCAGCCCACCCGCCGAATGCCCGTACATCAGCACCCGCACCGGACCCGCGGCGGCGACGACGTCGAGGGCGGCGTCGAGCTCCGCGTCGTAGCGCCTCAGGTCGGTGGTGAAGTGCGGGGTCTGGCCCGCCCGGTGCGACCGCCCGCACTTGTGCAGATCGATGGCATAGAAGTCGAACCCGCGGGCGGCGAAGTGGTCGGCGAGCTCGGTGTGGAAGAAGTAGTCGGTGAAACCGTGCACCACCAGCACCGCGTGCCGCGCCGACGGCTCCGCCTGGCCGCGGCGCACCAGCGTCGCGACGAGCTCGCCCTCGCCGTCGGGATCGGGCCCCAGCGCGAAGGTGCGCCGCACGTATCCGGGCAGCACGTCGGGCTCCCATCCAGACACGTTCGCCACCCTAGTGCTCCCGACAGTGGTCGGCGGGTTAGTGCCGGGCCCGGCGGGATAACCTGAACACCGGTAAGCCGTGTTGCAGCGGGCAGCGACCACGAAGGACCATCGAGAAGGTGTCAGAACCACAGAAGACAGACGTCCTGCTGGTCGGAGCGGGCATCATGAGCGCCACCCTGAGCGTGTTGCTGCGCCTGGTGGAACCCAACTGGTCGATGACGTTGGTCGAGCGCCTCGACGGTGCGGCGGCCGAGAGCAGCGATCCGTGGAACAACGCGGGCACCGGCCACTCCGCGCTGTGTGAGCTCAACTACACCCCGGCCCGGCCCGACGGCTCGATCGACATCGCCAAGGCGGTCAACGTCAACGAGCAGTTCCAGGTGTCGCGCCAGTTCTGGACCTACGCCGTCGAGAACGGTGTGCTGCCCGACGTGCGCAGCTTCCTCAACCCGATCCCGCACGTCAGCTTCGTCAGCGGCGCCGACAACGTGCAGTACCTGCGCAAGCGCTACAACGCGCTGGTCACCAACCCGCTGTTCGCGACCATGGAGTTCATCGACAGCCCCGACGAGTTCGCCCGCCGGCTGCCGCTGATGGCCGACGGCCGCGACATGCGCGAGCCGGTCGGCCTGAACTGGACCCAGGACGGCACCGACGTCGACTTCGGCGCGCTGTCGCGCCAGCTCCTCGGGTACAGCGCCCAGCAGGGGATGGAAACCCTGTTCGGCCACCAGGTGACGAATCTCAGCCAGAACTCCGACAGCACGTGGACGGTCAAGGTGGTCAACCGCCGGACCGGCCAGAAGCGCACGTTCAACGCGAAGTTCGTGTTCGTCGGTGCCGGCGGCGGTGCGCTGCCGCTGCTGCAGAAGGCCGGCATCAAGGAAGCCAAGGGCTTCGGTGGTTTCCCGGTCGGCGGTCAGTGGCTGCGCACCGGCAAGCCGGAGCTGACGGCCAGGCACCAGGCCAAGGTCTACGGGCTGCCGCCGCTGGGTGCGCCGCCGATGTCGGTGCCGCACCTGGACACCCGCGTGATCAACGACAAGTCGTGGCTGCTGTTCGGGCCGTTCGCGGGCTGGTCGCCGAAGTTCCTCAAGCAGGGCAAGGTCACCGATCTGCCGTTCTCGGTCAAACCCGACAACCTGGTGTCGATGCTAGGTGTGGGCCTGACCGAGATGGGACTGCTGAAGTACCTGATCGGCCAGCTGCTGCTCAGCGAGCCGGCCCGGGTGGAGAATCTGCGCGACTTCGCCCCCAGCGCAAAGGACTCCGACTGGGAACTCGACATCGCCGGACAGCGCGTGCAGGTGATCCGCAAGGCCAAGGGCAAGGGCGGGGTGCTGGAGTTCGGCACCACGGTGCTTGCCGCGGCCGACGGCAGCATCGCCGGTCTGCTCGGTGCATCGCCGGGAGCCTCGACCGCGGTGCCCGCGATGTTCGACGTGATGAAGCGCTGCTTCGCCGACCGGTACCCATCCTGGGAGACCAGGTTCAAGGAGATCGTGCCGTCGCTGGGTGTCCAATTGTCCGATGAGCCTGCGCTTTTCGAGCAGATCTGGGCGCACGGGACGAAGGTGCTCAAGCTCGACAAGCCCGCGGGCGGTGTGCCGGCCACCAGCGGGGACGTGTCGACCGCGGGCACCGAGCACACGCCGACCGACGCAGCGACCGTTTGAGTAGGGACCGGATGGCGGTCGCGTTGCGGCGCAGCTGGGCCAAGGACCTGGACGCCGCGACGCTCTACGAACTGCTGAAGCTGCGCGTCGAGGTGTTCGTCGTCGAACAGGCCACTCCGTACCCCGAACTCGACGGCCGCGACCTGCTGGCCGAGACGCGTCACTTCTGGCTGGAAAACCCTGAAGGAGAAGTCATTTCGACCTTGCGGTTGATGGAGGAGCATCCCGGCGGGCAGAAGGCGTTCCGGATCGGGCGGGTCTGCACCAAACGCAGCGACCGCGGCCACGGGCACACCGCCCGCTTGCTGCAGGCCGCGCTGGCCGAGGTGGGCGACTACCCGTGCCACATCGATGCGCAGACCTACCTGGAGGAGATGTACGGCAGGCACGGGTTCGTCCGTGCCGGCGACGAGTTCCTCGACGACGGCATCCCGCACGTGCCGATGGTGAAGCCGTGACCTCGCCGGTGGAGTCGCCGCCGATCTATCCGTTCAGCGCCGTCATCGGACACGACCGGCTGCGGCTCGCGCTGATGCTGTGTGCGGTGCGGCCCGACATCGGCGGCGTGCTGATCCGCGGCGAGAAGGGCACCGCGAAGTCGACGGCCGTGCGCGGGCTGGCGCAGGTACTGTCGGCGGCGCACAAGACGTCTGGCGAGCCCGGCGGGCATCTGGTGGAACTGCCGATCGGCGCCACCGAGGACCGCGTGGTCGGCTCGCTCGATCTGCAGAAGGTGCTGCGCGACGGCGAACACGCGTTCTCGCCGGGTCTGCTGGCCCGCGCCCATCGCGGCGTGCTCTACGTCGACGAGGTCAACCTGCTGCACGATCACCTGGTCGACGTGCTGCTCGACGCGGCCGCGATGGGCCGGGTGCACATCGAGCGCGACGGTGTGTCGCACAGCCACGACGCGCGCTTCGTGCTCGTCGGCACGATGAACCCCGAAGAAGGCGAGCTGCGGCCGCAGTTGCTCGACCGGTTCGGCCTCACCGTCGACGTGGTGGCCTCCCGCGACGTCGACGTCCGCGCCGAGGTGATCCGCGCGCGGCTGGCCTACGAGGCAGATCCTGCGGCGTTCGCCGAACGGTACGCCGCCGAGGACGCCGAGTTGGCCGACCGGATCGCGGCCGCGCGGGCGTTGGTCGCCGATGTCGTGTTGCCCGACAAGGAATTACGGCGCATCGCCGCGCTGTGTGCGGCGTTCGACGTCGACGGGATGCGCGCCGACCTGGTGGTCGCGCGCACCGCTGTCGCGCACGCGGCGTGGCGAGGGTGCGCCCCCGGGGCGAGCGCAGCGACGGGTGATGTCACCGGGGCGACGGGTGGTATCACCGTCGGGGAAGAGGACATCCGGATCGCCGCCGAACTCGCGCTGCCGCACCGCCGCCGTCGCGATCCGTTCGACGATCCCGGCCTGGATCAGGATCGCCTCGACGAGGCGATGGAACAGGCCGCCACCGAGTCCGCCGCCGAGTCCGCCGAGGGGGAGCCCGAGCCGGACCCGGATCCGGATCCGGATGGCGGCGGTGGCGGTGCGCCCGAGAGCGGGCCGCAGTCCCCGTCCGACGGGCAGGCGCAGCAACGGAATTCGCCGCCGCCGACCGGGCAGAGTGCGGCTCCGTCGGATGCGTTCAAGACCAGGGCGCTGGTCGTCCCCGGTGTCGGGGAGGGCGCGCCCGGCCGCCGGTCGCGGGCCCGCAACCGCACCGGCACGGTCGTGTCGGCGACCGCGGAGCGCGAGTCCGGGCACGGCATGCACGTGTTCGCCACGCTGCTCGCGGCCGCGGGCCGCAAGACCGGCCCCGGCGCGGTGCGGCCCGGTCCCGACGACGTCCGGCGCGCGGTCCGGGAGGGTCGCGAGGGCAACCTGGTGATCTTCGTGGTCGACGCGTCCGGATCGATGGCGGCCCGGGACCGGATGTCGGCGGTGGGTGGGGCGACGCTGTCGCTGCTGCGCGACGCCTACCAGCGCCGGGACAAGGTCGCGGTCATCACCTTCCGCGGGCAGGACGCCCGCGTGCTGCTGCCGCCGACCTCGTCGGTCTACATCGCCAGCCGCAGGCTCGCACAGTTCGACACCGGCGGGAAAACACCGCTGGCGCAAGGTCTTCTGGCCGCACGCGACATGGTGGTCCGGGAACGGGCCCGGGACCGCGCGCGCCGCAGCCTGGTCGTGGTGCTCACCGACGGGCGGGCCACCGGCGGGCCGGACCCGCTCGGCCGGATGCGCACCGCGGCGGCCCGGCTGGTCGCCGAGGGGGCGGCCGCGGTCGTCGTCGACTGCGAGACGTCCTACATCCGGCTTGACCTGGCTCAGGACCTGGCCCGGCAGCTCGGCGCACCGGCCGTGCGCCTGGCCGAACTGCGGGCCGACAATCTGACGTCCCTGGTCAAGGCGCAGGCCGGCCGGGACGCCGCATAGAAAGACGCTGCATAGAAAGAGGTGGCGAGATGCCGCAAGGGCAACCGCTGACTGTTCCCGACGACGGACTGACCACCAGGGCGCGGCGCAACGCCCCGCTGCTCGCGGTGCACACCGGCCCCGGCAAGGGAAAGTCGACCGCCGCGTTCGGGATGGCGCTGCGCGCGTGGAACCAGGGTTTCGACATCGCGGTCTTCCAATTCGTCAAGAGCGCGAAGTGGAAGGTGGGTGAGGAGACCGCGCTGTGTGAGCTCGGCCGCGCGCACGACGAGCGCGGGGTCGGCGGTCCGGTGGAGTG contains:
- a CDS encoding GntR family transcriptional regulator, producing the protein MAAHGRAREEHTSSDALLRPVRPFNAFEDSVERLLQTIRLGVLGPGDSLPPERELAAQMGVSRDTVREAIKSLAEAGYLVSRRGRYGGTFVADALPAPRAHDVEFSRADIDDAMRLREILETGAARMAATRTLTGTDREALSARLLDVRGCAPADYRRLDSRLHLAIAEAAGVPSLVPMIAQNRMRLNEMLDRIPLLTRNIAHSDEQHEAIVAAILAGDADAAAETAAAHVWGSAALLHGFLD
- a CDS encoding ArsR/SmtB family transcription factor → MEDQQLVERASSALADVDTPSWAQRFDLVSDPHRLEILLCLHRAPGICVSDLAAALGRSENAVSQALRVLRQQGWVNSTRAGRSVAYRLEDETVHDLLHWIGARHG
- a CDS encoding HAMP domain-containing sensor histidine kinase; the protein is MKRIWQSWTLLRQLVVGVSVVVMVALVSVGTLTVLTMRSSVLGIIDDQLAAAADGTLSSVAKYRSTPGPEGQMPAAGAMKPLTQLIGQAPGNVVALIQNGQVVDSAYFGDGDAQRAPQAAVEKIAGLSWSDPHPRTVELPGLGWYRMVGLPGDGDELLVTGASRTPAWDVMVRETAIVSGITAIALLITALSTVAIVRFALRPLRRVAATASEVAGLPLDRDNYAITPRVPGVDTDPRTEVGSVGDTLNRLLDHVEQALADVAASDRRMRQFITDASHELRTPLAAILGYAELTRQDSSVLPETTEYSLARIEAEAQRMHALVADLLLLARLDEGQDRQTTDVDLADLVVDAVNDAAVCAPEHRWRISVPDDVSENVVNVLGDRAQLHQMLANLLANARVHTPAGTTVTTTVSAAAGYVALTVADDGPGIDAQLLPHLFERFVRADKSRSRQNGSFGLGLAIVASIVESHGGTIVATSGSGVTAFRIRLPAAPVGAAQPVSA
- a CDS encoding response regulator transcription factor translates to MYCADGSPIRVLLVDDERALTNLVKMALRYEGWEIDVAHDAAEAVAAYRANTPDLMVLDIMLPDMDGLGVLAALRESGDYTPTLFLTARDSVADRVTGLTAGGDDYMTKPFSLEELVARLRGLLRRSAYLTPADDESLSVGDLTLEVASREVTRAGEPVALTSTEFELLRLLMRHQRKALTRNDILRQVWDYDFGGRTSIVDLYVSYLRKKIDAGRDPLIHTVRGVGYMLRPAR
- a CDS encoding sigma-70 family RNA polymerase sigma factor; the protein is MTMAPISEDTVLERFERDVLPLIDQLYRAARRHTGSPADAEDLVQETMIKAYRGFHRFEDGTNVRAWLLRIMTNTWINSYRKTQCRPEEVLSEGITDAQLAGQARHSGTGLPSAELAALEAMGDAEVRDALARLREDQRLVVYYADVEGLRYREIAFILDIPLGTVMSRLHRGRRTLRTLLFDVATARGYLRGNQAA
- the mtr gene encoding mycothione reductase; the encoded protein is MADFDIAIIGTGSGNSILDERYVDKRVAICEKGLFGGTCLNVGCIPTKMFVYAAGVAEQIRESSRFGVDGHIDGVRWTDIVSRVFGRIDPLASGGEHYRRSSPNVEVFASHTRFAGREADGAYRLRTDDGDEFTAEQVVIAAGARATVPPAIADCGVRYHTSDTIMRISELPEHLVIVGGGFVAAEFAHVFSSLGSRVTIVLRGTTMLTHSDDTVCERFTDIAGKKWEIRSRRNIVASKSTGPDDSGVTLVLDDDSTVRADALLVATGRIPNGDQLDAHLAGVEVADGRVVVDEFQRTTARNVFALGDISSPYQLKHVANHEARVVKHNLLQDWDDTEALMPANHRHVPSAVFTEPQIASVGLTENQARAAGYRIRSKVQDYGDVAYGWAMEDSTGFAKLIVDDDTGLLLGAHIMGHQASSIIQPLVQAMAFDLPAQDMARGQYWIHPALPEVVENALLALCGEPPWPPSKRH
- a CDS encoding alpha/beta hydrolase, with protein sequence MSGWEPDVLPGYVRRTFALGPDPDGEGELVATLVRRGQAEPSARHAVLVVHGFTDYFFHTELADHFAARGFDFYAIDLHKCGRSHRAGQTPHFTTDLRRYDAELDAALDVVAAAGPVRVLMYGHSAGGLVVSWWLHRLRSRRPELHRHISGLVLNSPWLDLQGPAVLRTPAVSATLTAMRRLRKNSVVRRPGQGGYGATLHRDYGGDFDYNLQWKPVGGFPVTYGWIHAIRRAQARLHRGLDVGVPNLILRSDHSVREVADPERIQRGDAVLDVGQIARWAGCIGNRTTIVPIADAKHDVFLSLPEPRRAAYAELDRWLDWYLAETPQSPTPLNESGSHG
- the mqo gene encoding malate dehydrogenase (quinone), producing MSEPQKTDVLLVGAGIMSATLSVLLRLVEPNWSMTLVERLDGAAAESSDPWNNAGTGHSALCELNYTPARPDGSIDIAKAVNVNEQFQVSRQFWTYAVENGVLPDVRSFLNPIPHVSFVSGADNVQYLRKRYNALVTNPLFATMEFIDSPDEFARRLPLMADGRDMREPVGLNWTQDGTDVDFGALSRQLLGYSAQQGMETLFGHQVTNLSQNSDSTWTVKVVNRRTGQKRTFNAKFVFVGAGGGALPLLQKAGIKEAKGFGGFPVGGQWLRTGKPELTARHQAKVYGLPPLGAPPMSVPHLDTRVINDKSWLLFGPFAGWSPKFLKQGKVTDLPFSVKPDNLVSMLGVGLTEMGLLKYLIGQLLLSEPARVENLRDFAPSAKDSDWELDIAGQRVQVIRKAKGKGGVLEFGTTVLAAADGSIAGLLGASPGASTAVPAMFDVMKRCFADRYPSWETRFKEIVPSLGVQLSDEPALFEQIWAHGTKVLKLDKPAGGVPATSGDVSTAGTEHTPTDAATV
- a CDS encoding GNAT family N-acetyltransferase, whose amino-acid sequence is MAVALRRSWAKDLDAATLYELLKLRVEVFVVEQATPYPELDGRDLLAETRHFWLENPEGEVISTLRLMEEHPGGQKAFRIGRVCTKRSDRGHGHTARLLQAALAEVGDYPCHIDAQTYLEEMYGRHGFVRAGDEFLDDGIPHVPMVKP
- a CDS encoding magnesium chelatase subunit D family protein, with amino-acid sequence MLCAVRPDIGGVLIRGEKGTAKSTAVRGLAQVLSAAHKTSGEPGGHLVELPIGATEDRVVGSLDLQKVLRDGEHAFSPGLLARAHRGVLYVDEVNLLHDHLVDVLLDAAAMGRVHIERDGVSHSHDARFVLVGTMNPEEGELRPQLLDRFGLTVDVVASRDVDVRAEVIRARLAYEADPAAFAERYAAEDAELADRIAAARALVADVVLPDKELRRIAALCAAFDVDGMRADLVVARTAVAHAAWRGCAPGASAATGDVTGATGGITVGEEDIRIAAELALPHRRRRDPFDDPGLDQDRLDEAMEQAATESAAESAEGEPEPDPDPDPDGGGGGAPESGPQSPSDGQAQQRNSPPPTGQSAAPSDAFKTRALVVPGVGEGAPGRRSRARNRTGTVVSATAERESGHGMHVFATLLAAAGRKTGPGAVRPGPDDVRRAVREGREGNLVIFVVDASGSMAARDRMSAVGGATLSLLRDAYQRRDKVAVITFRGQDARVLLPPTSSVYIASRRLAQFDTGGKTPLAQGLLAARDMVVRERARDRARRSLVVVLTDGRATGGPDPLGRMRTAAARLVAEGAAAVVVDCETSYIRLDLAQDLARQLGAPAVRLAELRADNLTSLVKAQAGRDAA